GAGAAAAAAAGAGCTCAGAATGAGGAAAGAAGTGAGGCCCTGCGCCTGTTCAGGCCGCAGGGCAGGATGTTCCTCCGACACATGTCGTAAGATCCTCGCATGTCATCTCGCCTGCAAAGCTGCCGACGTATTCGAAGTCCCAAGCAGGGGGGCTCCACAGCCCGCAGGCTGTGGATTCGCACTCGTCCGGCTCGCCGACCTCGATCACCGAGCTTGCCCGGATCGGCTGGACGACGGGGCCGTCGACGGACCGCGGATCGACCTCAACGGAGTTGACGAACCGGCCGGGGTGCTGCGCCGATACACGATAGGGTATGGTCACCGTTTCAAGCGGCGCGATCTCGATCAGGTTCCAAGTGATGGTGCGGCCATCGTAGGACGCGAAGGGGACCATCGTGTCCAGGAAAATCATCCCTTCGGGTAGGTGATCGGTCACCGTCGCCACCCTGGCGACGTTGTCGTGGTTTGTGATATCGATCCTGTACCAGACGACGCTCGCATTAGCCCCGTCCAGCTCCGCCGTCTTGATCAACGAGACCGTCCCGCTCGCGCAGCAGCTGAGCCAGTTCAACTCCAGAGCGCTGAAGTTCGAGGCGCAGACATACTGGGCGCCACTATTTATGCCGCCGCAGACCTGAACTCTGTTGGTCAGCTCCTGGGGATAGCGCTTGGTCACGTCAAGCTGTAGGGTTATCTCCACCACGTCGCCGATGCCCAGGTGGGTCAGAGTCCAGTTGGCGCTCGTCCCAGTCAGCTCCGTCGGCCGGAGCGACGAGGGCTCTTTGAAGATCGCCCCCGGCGGGAAGAGGTCCTTAACATAAATCGGCCCGAGGGCGGCGTTCCCGTCGTTCTCGATTGCTATGGTGTAGGTCGCGACCTTTCGGATCTTCTCCTCGCCAGGAAGGTGGGTCTCGTTGTAGCCCCAGGGCTCCATCTCCTCGACGATCCCGTCCAGGGTCTTGGTGACGTTCAGGTGGGGCCGGTCGTACTTGGCGACGCCGGTGAAGATCACCCTCCGCTCCACCGAGTAGTCGCCCTCATACTCTTCGTCGAAGTCGACCTCGTCCTCCAGGACCACCCGATATCTTGCCCGGCCCGAGAAGTCGGCGTCCGTCGCCATATCGTTCAGGCCCCGGGCCACCGTCTCTTTGTCGAGCTCAGTGATGGAAGTGTACTCCTCGCCGATGTAGCTCGTGTTCTCGACCTTGGAGTACATACCCTCCTTCCACTTCATGGAGGCGCCGACGAAAGAGAAGTCGTCGGTGAAGCTCTGGTTCATTGGGGCGTGGACGAGAGAGATGTCCTTGGCGATGTAGCTGGTGTAGGTCTCGATCAGCTCCTCGGAGTCGTAGCTGCCCGTACCGGACTCGTAGGACCTCTGGCTGTCGCCGAGGCGCTTGTCCACGACGACGAGCCCAGCGCCGGAGGCCGCCTTCTCCGACGAGACGCCGGAGCCGTACTCGTCGATCCGCTCTACGACCTTGAAGCTTCCCGTATAGTCCTCGGTCGCCTCAAAGATTGGGGCCGTCTGGTTGGACGACGTGCTCGGCATCTTCAGAAAGCCCATAGAGCCCATGCCGTCGAAGGTCGAATCGATATCCATCAACGACTGGTTCTCGTCGAGGAGGAGCCTCGACTCCCGATCGATGAACGTGGCGTATCGATACGACTCGCTCATGCTGGTGCCGGTGACCCGGTTCTTCGCCCGAGCCTCCTCGGTCCACTTCGACGCGAAGGCTACCGTCCGGTTGTTGTAGAGCCCCAGGGTCGTCGGAGCGTAGGTCGCCGAGACGTCCTTCATCATCTCGATGGACTTGTTCTCCGTCAGAAGCAACACCGTCTCCTCGCTGTCGTAGAGGCCT
The sequence above is drawn from the Methanothrix harundinacea 6Ac genome and encodes:
- a CDS encoding DUF11 domain-containing protein, with translation MEYPQGSEEGIWEIAHFNFTDLAGNRRDLSKEDLEKLGFPTEFRNLPPDKRIPGLEIEKRASSRTVAPGDLLNYTIIYTNTGYNRLTEVVITEKYPAGVEFISSSPAPDPGTRNQWTIGDLPVDGTGKIIVTVRVSQLQDLEFSGYGEISGEGFVNTRGSVSTSRDPLDLKNSVTITSAETVPMSASASVTVEDSGTELDIHEHGSGLYDSEETVLLLTENKSIEMMKDVSATYAPTTLGLYNNRTVAFASKWTEEARAKNRVTGTSMSESYRYATFIDRESRLLLDENQSLMDIDSTFDGMGSMGFLKMPSTSSNQTAPIFEATEDYTGSFKVVERIDEYGSGVSSEKAASGAGLVVVDKRLGDSQRSYESGTGSYDSEELIETYTSYIAKDISLVHAPMNQSFTDDFSFVGASMKWKEGMYSKVENTSYIGEEYTSITELDKETVARGLNDMATDADFSGRARYRVVLEDEVDFDEEYEGDYSVERRVIFTGVAKYDRPHLNVTKTLDGIVEEMEPWGYNETHLPGEEKIRKVATYTIAIENDGNAALGPIYVKDLFPPGAIFKEPSSLRPTELTGTSANWTLTHLGIGDVVEITLQLDVTKRYPQELTNRVQVCGGINSGAQYVCASNFSALELNWLSCCASGTVSLIKTAELDGANASVVWYRIDITNHDNVARVATVTDHLPEGMIFLDTMVPFASYDGRTITWNLIEIAPLETVTIPYRVSAQHPGRFVNSVEVDPRSVDGPVVQPIRASSVIEVGEPDECESTACGLWSPPAWDFEYVGSFAGEMTCEDLTTCVGGTSCPAA